One Cynocephalus volans isolate mCynVol1 chromosome 5, mCynVol1.pri, whole genome shotgun sequence DNA window includes the following coding sequences:
- the MYMX gene encoding protein myomixer → MPAPLLPLLLRVLLSRLLLPAARLASHYLLSLLRRLARRLGSQDMREILLGCLLFVLSQRHPSDAGEASRVDRTERREKLGPQK, encoded by the coding sequence ATGCCCGCTCCGCTGCTCCCGCTGCTGCTGCGAGTGCTGCTGTCCCGCCTGCTGCTGCCGGCTGCCCGCCTGGCCAGCCACTACCTCCTATCCCTGCTGCGCCGACTGGCCCGCCGCCTGGGCTCCCAGGACATGCGAGAGATTTTGCTGGGCTGTCTGCTGTTTGTCCTCAGCCAGCGACACCCGTCAGATGCTGGGGAGGCCTCCAGAGTGGACCGCACAGAGAGGAGGGAGAAGTTAGGTCCCCAAAAGTGA